CAGAGCAGCTGCAGGACAAGATCATCACCGGTGTGTTCGTGGATGTGGATCGGCCGGAGTACGTGGAGACCTACCAGAAGCTGGTGCAAAGTCTGCGTGAGCGGGCGCAGAAGCATTAAAACCCACTCACGTTGCGCTGGAGTGCAGGAGGTGCGAAGATGGCGTTTCGCTATGAAATACGCTTGAGCGGAGAAGGAGGGCAGGGGTTGGTCTTGGCGGGAAAAATCTTGGCCGAGGCCGCCGCTATCTACGATGAAAAGAACGCAACACAGAGTCAGTCATATGGCCCCGAGGCGCGCGGTGGGGCCAGTCGCTCAGAGGTGATTATTGCCGACGAGGAGATCGATTATCCCAAGGCCACGCGCCTTAATCTGCTTTTGGCCCTCACCCAGGAGGCCTGCGACAAGTATGTCAAGGACCTTCTGCCCGAGGGCATCCTCCTGGTGGATGAAGAAGCAGTGGAGCGCGTGCCCGAGGGGAGCTTCAAGGTGTACCGCGTGCCCATGGTGGCCATTGCCGAGCGGGAGACGGGACGGGCGCTGGTGGCCAACATCGTCGCCTTGGGCATTATCACCGCGATCACGGGCGTGGTGAGCCAGGGCGCGATGGAAGCAGCCATCCGCGCGCGCGTGCCCAAGGGTACCGAAGAGCTTAACCTGAAGGCCTTTCACGTCGGCCTGCAGGTGGGAAAGACATTGCTAGGCAGCTGACCAGCAAAACCTACTGAGCGGCTACTGTGAGCGGTGGAGTGGAGGCATGGAACGGACTTTGGCTATTCTGAAACCGGACTGTGTAGAAAAGCATCTGA
This DNA window, taken from candidate division KSB1 bacterium, encodes the following:
- a CDS encoding 2-oxoacid:acceptor oxidoreductase family protein; this encodes MAFRYEIRLSGEGGQGLVLAGKILAEAAAIYDEKNATQSQSYGPEARGGASRSEVIIADEEIDYPKATRLNLLLALTQEACDKYVKDLLPEGILLVDEEAVERVPEGSFKVYRVPMVAIAERETGRALVANIVALGIITAITGVVSQGAMEAAIRARVPKGTEELNLKAFHVGLQVGKTLLGS